Proteins encoded within one genomic window of Cucumis sativus cultivar 9930 chromosome 3, Cucumber_9930_V3, whole genome shotgun sequence:
- the WRKY56 gene encoding probable WRKY transcription factor 75 — translation MFFPCSDGGGGLSAYHHADMSSGGASDMFGNFQGGDMEAVSGFLGMKREVDGGAVEAEGGGKKKGEKKVRKPRYAFQTRSQVDILDDGYRWRKYGQKAVKNNKFPRSYYRCTHQGCNVKKQVQRLTRDEGVVVTTYEGMHTHSIDKPTDNFEQILSRMQIYSTPF, via the exons atgttttttcCTTGCTCCGATGGGGGCGGAGGACTGTCAGCCTATCATCATGCCGACATGTCGTCCGGCGGTGCTTCTGATATGTTCGGTAATTTTCAGGGTGGCGATATGGAGGCGGTAAGTGGGTTTTTGGGGATGAAAAGAGAGGTGGATGGCGGGGCGGTGGAAGCAGAGGGCGGAGGGAAAAAGAAGGGAGAGAAGAAGGTGAGGAAACCGAGATATGCTTTTCAGACAAGAAGCCAAGTTGACATTCTTGACGATGGGTATCGTTGGAGAAAATATGGTCAAAAAGCCGTCAAAAACAACAAGTTCCCGAG gaGCTATTATAGATGCACACATCAAGGATGCAATGTGAAGAAACAAGTGCAGAGGCTAACGAGAGATGAAGGGGTGGTGGTGACAACATATGAAGGAATGCACACACACTCCATTGATAAGCCAACAGATAACTTTGAACAAATATTGAGTAGAATGCAGATTTATAGTACTCCTTTTTGA